A stretch of Labrus bergylta chromosome 19, fLabBer1.1, whole genome shotgun sequence DNA encodes these proteins:
- the slc30a8 gene encoding proton-coupled zinc antiporter SLC30A8 isoform X2, translating to MFMNKPEKIPLVTDLKTSYDVVESVAYQEPSKMKGACGIKHCHDNSHSQADREGEKKHARMRLYLVSVICLIFMIGEIIGGYFADSLAVMTDAAHLMADFSSFIISLISLWLSSRPASHKLSYGWHRAEILGALLSVFTIWLVTGVLVYLAVDRVINDNYTIEGTIMLITSGCGVLANIVMALTLHQSGHGHSHGGLSSHGHGHSHKKGKGQKQITDHANSKDDQRGDLEHNGHAHGGRAQQANASLRAAFVHVVGDLLQSISVLVSAIIIYFKPEYKIADPICTFLFSIFVLCTTFTIMRDIVVVLMEGTPAGVKYSETSQRMLRLSKEK from the exons ATGTTCATGAACAAGCCGGAGAAAATTCCCCTGGTGACAGACCTGAAGACCTCATACGATGTAGTGGAAAG TGTGGCGTACCAAGAGCCATCAAAGATGAAAGGCGCCTGTGGCATCAAGCACTGCCATGATAACAGCCATTCACAGGCGGATCGCGAGGGAGAGAAGAAACATGCCAGGATGAGGTTGTATCTGGTCTCCGTGATCTGCCTGATTTTCATGATCGGTGAAATCATCG GTGGGTATTTTGCAGACAGTCTTGCAGTAATGACGGACGCCGCCCACCTAATGGCGGACTTCAGCAGCTTCATCATCAGCCTGATATCCCTCTGGCTGTCCTCTAGACCTGCCTCACACAAGCTCAGCTATGGCTGGCATCGTGCAG AGATCTTGGGTGCACTGCTGTCAGTTTTCACCATCTGGCTGGTAACTGGAGTGCTGGTGTACCTTGCTGTTGATCGCGTCATCAATGATAACTACACCATTGAGGGCACAATTATGCTCATAACCTCTGGCTGTGGTGTGTTGGCCAATATTGT CATGGCCCTCACGCTTCACCAGTCGGGCCATGGCCACAGTCACGGGGGTCTTAGCTCACATGGGCATGGCCACAGTCACAAGAAAGgaaaaggacagaaacagatCACAGACCATGCCAACTCAAAAGATGACCAAAGAGGAGACCTGGAGCATAATGGGCACGCTCATG GAGGGAGGGCTCAGCAGGCCAACGCCAGTTTGCGAGCAGCGTTCGTCCATGTGGTGGGAGATCTTCTGCAGAGCATCAGTGTGCTTGTTAGTGCCATCATTATCTACTTCAAG CCAGAATATAAGATTGCTGACCCCATCTGCACATTCCTGTTCTCAATCTTTGTCTTGTGCACAACCTTCACCATCA